TAAACTGCCACTTAAAAGAATGACACCGACAACAGACATGACTAAAGGGACTTCATAACTAATCATTTGAGCAGCTGAACGCATGCCACCTAATAATGAATATTTGTTATTTGAAGCCCATCCACCAAGTAATATCCCTATAGTTGAAATACTGGATAAAGCAAAATAATATAATAACCCTACATTCAAATCTGCAAATTGCAATTTTGCAGTGTAAGGAATCGTTGCCAGCACTATAAACGCGGGTACAAACGTAATAACAGGAGCTAAGATAAATAGAAATCGATCTGCCTTATTTGGAATCGTATCCTCTTTAATTAACAGCTTCAATACATCTGCAACAGTTTGAAATAAACCTAATGGTCCAACACGGTTTGGTCCTTTTCTCAATTGAATCCAACCAATAACTTTACGTTCAAAATAAATGGCATAGGTTACAAAACCAAGCACCACTAAAAGAAGAACAGTAGCCCATAATAAAAACCAACTAAAACTAGATAATGTTAGTTCCTGGAGCAGATCCATTAGCCATCTACCTCCCCTAATACAATATCAACACCACCAAGAATCGTCACTAAATTTGTCATGGTTTCACCTACTAGTAACTTAGGTAAAATTTGCAGATTTACAAATGAAGGTCTTCTAAACTTCAAACGATAAGGTTGTGGTTTTTTCTTAGATACAATATGACAACCAATTTCTCCTCTTGGAGATTCAATACGTGTATAAACTTCACCTTCTGGAGGTCTAATTACTCGTGGTACTTTGGCCATTATTTTCCCATCTTCAGGAAACTGTTCTACAGCTTGTTCCAAAATACGCAAACTTTGTTTAATTTCTTCAAATCGCACTAAGTATCTAGCATAACAGTCCCCTTCTGTTTGAACAGGAACATCAAACTCAAAACGATCATATATACTATATGGCTGGTTTTTACGAAGATCAAACTTTACCCCTGTGGATCTTAAATTAGCACCACTAAGGCCATAATCAATTGCAGTTTGTGCATCATATTTGCCAATACCTTTAACTCTAGCTAAAAAGATTTCGTTTCCACTTACTAACTGCTCATATTCATCTAACTTTTCTCTCATGTATGGTATGAAATCACGGACTTTATCAATCCAGCCTTCAGGAGCATCCCATTTCACACCGCCTACTCTCATGTAGAAATAAGTAAGTCGAGCACCACATAATTCATTAAACATATTTATGATCATTTCCCTTTCTCTAAAAGCATAAAGAAAAGGACTCATAGCACCGATGTCTAATAAATAAGTTCCCCACCATACTAAATGGCTAGCAATGCGCTGCAACTCCATAACAATTAAACGTAAAAACTCTGCTCTTTCAGGAATTTCAAGGTCCATCAACGTTTCAACTGCATGACATAACACGTAATTGTTTGTCATAGCAGAGACATAGTCCATTCTATCTGTATAGGGAATAACTTGAGTGTAAGTTAAATTTTCAGCTAGTTTCTCAGTACCTCTATGTAAATATCCGATTACAGGTGTTGCTTCTGTAATGACTTCTCCGTCTAACTTTACGATAATTCTAAAAACACCATGTGTACTCGGATGCTGTGGTCCAACATTTAATAGTAATTCTTCTGTACGTATCATCTGGTTTGTTACACCTCCGGATCTATCGGTTCATAGTCTTTTCTTAAAGGATGCCCTTCCCAATCATCAGGCATCATGATCCTTGTTAAATTAGGATGACCCGGAAATTGAATACCTAACAAATCATAGACTTCTCTTTCATTCCAGTTCGCCGCATTCCATACAGGTGTGACTGATGGGATAGAAGGATCTTTTCTATCTGCTTTGACCTTAATGCAAATATCGTATTGGTTGTCTGAAGACATCGAAAGTAAATAATAAACTACCTCAAAATGTGTCTCATAATCTATACCAGTAATATTACGTAAATAATTAAGCTTTGGTGTTTCTGACTCTTTAAGCAACATAGCAGTTTTATCCCAATAAACACTTCCAATTACAATGCATGGCAAGTTCCTATCTAGCTCATTGATATAAGCTTCTTCAACTGCATCTTCTGATACATTTGTTTTTATGAACTCAACCAAGCGATCTAATCTATCTTGATTTGGTAAAGGTTCTACAACTTCTACTGCTTCAGTTTGCTCAATTTCCTTTTTTGCTTCTTTAGGGTCCATTTCAGTAACTTGTTTTTGATCACTCATACCTCTGTCACCCTTTTCCCCGTTTTTGCTTCATATTTTATCTTTTCTTGTAATTTATTTATTCCATAAATTAAAGCAGCTGGATTAGGAGGGCAGCCTGGAATATATACATCTACAGGAACAATTTGGTCTACCCCTTTGACTACAGAATAAGATTTAATATATGGACCTCCTGCCGTAGCGCATGAACCCATCGCAATGACCCATTTCGGTTCAGGCATTTGATCATATAAACGTCGTAATAGAGGAGCCATTTTTTTAGTTACTGTACCGGATACAATCATGACATCTGATTGTCTTGGAGAGGTACGGAATATAACTCCAAAACGATCTAAATCATAATGTGATGCACCAGTTCCCATCATTTCAATGGCACAACAAGCTAAGCCAAAAGTAAGTGGCCATAAGGAATTACTTCTCGCCCATGCCTTTAACTGCTCTAAGGTACCCATAAATACGTTACGTTCCAATTCCTCTTGTTCTTCTGGTGAAATCTTTGCTAAATCGAGTTCCATTGCAACACCTTCTTTTTCCAAGCGTAAGCTAATCCTACAACTAATAATGATACGAAAATCAACATTTCAACTAAAGCAAAAAGTCCTAATTTGTCATAAGCAACTGCCCATGGATATAAAAAGACAGTTTCAACATCAAAGATAACAAACATTAGAGCAAATAAATAATAACGAATGTTGAAACGAATTTGACCTGCACCAACAGGTTCGTTTCCACTCTCATAAGTGGTGTACTTCTCTTTCGTTGGATTATTAGGTCTTAAAAACCGACCAAACGTAAGCGCTGCCACGGGTAAGAAGATACCGAGCGCAATAAAAATAGCGACGATAACATAGTTATTGATGTATGTTTCCATCGGCTTAGTCCCTCCATTCAATGAAGTCCAATTTATAAGTTTTTCTTATAGACATTTTTAATTTCAATAATAAATGTCGTGAACATTATAACAAAAGCTTCCATCGAAGTCTATTGTACAATTAATGTATTTTTTTTAAGCAAACTATTGTTGGTAATCACTGGATTATCCATTACTGGTCATGGACATTCAGAAATTTAAAGCTGTTATCTATTTATCATGTACAAACAGTATATTTTCAAACAAAAATATTTGCTTCAAAATTAAATATAATACATAACCTCATATGTTTTTTATTAAAAAATCAACTATTGTATTTCTTATAGTGATTATAAAATGTGATGTATTTCACAACCATCTATGTTAAAGTAGTTAATTTCTTTATAAACTATGATATTAATAAACATTTTGTGATCAATCATGTAAAATATCACAATAATATATACTTACTTATCCTATAGAAAAAAACTGCCGACATATCATGTACGACAGTTTTTAATTCAACATTTTTAAAATTGCTTGTCAGTGGAACTGATTCGATTGATCGCTTTTTGCAAAGCCATCTCAGCACGACGAAAATCATAATCAGCCTTTTTATCAGCCAATCTTCTTTCTGCGCGTTCCTTAGCGGCTTGAGCACGTTCAACATCAATTTCTCCTGCACGTTCTGCAACATCAGCAAGAATAACCACTTTTTCTTTACTTACTTCCATAAAGCCACCATGTACCGCGATGACCTCTTCATCGTTTCCATTTTTTACCTTCAACGGTGCAACTTTTAAAGCTGTGACTAGTGGAATGTGATTGGGTAAAATACCTAGTTCACCTTCCACACCTTTAACGACAATCATATTCACGTCCTGAGAATAAACTTTTCTCTCAGGTGTTACGATTTCTAATGTAAAAGTACTCATAACTTCCTCCTACAAGTTTCATTTTTAGAAACTTAGGATTTTTAAATCAACCCTATTATAAAGTTTTGGCTTTTTCTACAGCTTCTTCAATTGTACCTACATACAAGAAAGCTGCTTCTGGTAAATCATCATGTTTACCATCCAAAATTTCTTTAAAACTACGAACTGTATCTTTAACAGGAACATATTGTCCCTTTTGTCCAGTAAACTGCTCAGCAACGTGGAAGTTTTGTGATAAGAACCTTTGAACTTTTCTCGCACGTTGTACTGTTACTTTATCTTCTTCGGATAATTCATCCATACCTAAGATGGCTATAATATCTTGAAGCTCTTTGTAACGTTGCAAAATTTGCTTAACTCCTTGAGCAACCTCATAATGCTCTTCTCCAACAATCTCAGGAGTAAGAATACGAGAACTTGATGCTAATGGATCTACCGCTGGGAAAATCCCTAACTCAGCAATTTTACGCTCCAAGTTTGTTGTAGCATCCAAGTGAGCAAATGTAGTTGCAGGAGCTGGATCTGTATAATCATCGGCTGGTACATAAACCGCTTGAATAGAAGTTACAGAACCTTTCTTCGTTGAAGCAATACGCTCTTGCAATTGACCCATTTCAGTCGCGAGCGTTGGTTGGTAACCAACCGCTGATGGCATACGTCCGAGTAATGCGGACACCTCAGAACCTGCTTGTGTGAAACGGAAGATGTTATCAACGAATAAAAGTACATCTTTTCCTTCTTGATCACGGTAATGCTCAGCCATTGTCAATCCTGTTAGTGCAACACGCTGACGAGCACCAGGAGGCTCATTCATCTGTCCAAATACCATTGTTGTTTTTGGAAGAACGCCTGCGTCCTTCATCTCATGATAAAGGTCGTTTCCTTCACGAGTACGCTCACCAACACCGGCAAATACTGAAATACCACCGTGCTCCTGTGCGATATTATTGATTAATTCCTGGATTGTAACAGTTTTACCAACACCGGCTCCACCAAACAACCCAATTTTACCACCTTTAGCATAAGGGGCAATTAAATCAATAACTTTAATTCCTGTTTCCAAAATTTCTTCTTCTACAGAAAGCTCTGTAAATTCAGGTGCAGGTCTATGAATTGGGCTTGATGCTTTTGTTTTAATTTCACCAGCATTATCAATTGGTTCTCCCAGCACATTTAAAATACGACCTAATGCAGCATCGCCCACTGGAACAGAAATAGGATTACCTGTATCAACAGCTTCAGTTCCACGAACTAAACCGTCTGTAGAAGACATAGCAACACAACGTGCTACATTATCACCAAGATGAAGAGAAACTTCTACAGTTAAATTGATATCCTTTTCTCCAGAGGACTCCGCTTTTTTTTCTATTGTAACAGCATTTAGAATTTCAGGCAGGTTTCCGCGTTCAAATTCAATATCAACTACGGGACCCATTACCTGTAAAACGCGTCCTTTGTTCATGCTTTTACCTCCTTAAGATTTTCAAAAGTTAGTGCATTTATTTTCATTATCCCTGAGCGTTCGCTCCAGCAATAATCTCAGATATTTCTTGTGTAATTGCAGCTTGACGTGCACGGTTATATACAAGATTAAGACTAGCAATTAAGTCAGTAGCATTGTTCGTTGCATTACCCATTGCGGTCATTCTGGCACCAAACTCACTTGCTTTACCTTCCAATACTGCACTATAGATCAAAGTTTCAGCATATTTAGGCAATAATACATCCAACACTTCCTCTGCAGAAGGCTCATATTCATATAGAGCAGAATTACCACTGGATTCAGAAATATCACTTAATGGTAAAAGACGTTTTTCTACAGGAATTTGTGTAATTGGATTCACAAATTCGTTATATGCTAAATATAACTCATCGTATAAACCATCACTAAAGTTCTGCACTGCAGTTTTAGCAATTTCTTGAATGTCTAAGTACTGAGGATTATCAGGTAACCCTGTAACTTGAGACACAATCGGCATATTTCTTCTTTTGAAATAATCTCGACCTTTTCGACCGATCACAAAAATAGAGTAGTCATCTGTAGAGCTGTGTTTTTGTTGTATTGTGTTCATGACCATACGCAAAAGATTCGCATTATAACCTCCTGCTAAACCACGGTCAGAAGTAATCACTAGATAACCCGTCTTTTTCACTTCTCGGCTTTCCAACATCGGATGCTTTAAATTTTTTGTTGCAGAAGCAATGTTAGAAATTACTTCTTTTATTTTATCTGAATACGGTCTGGCAGCTTCAGCATTTTCTTGTGCTTTTCTTAACCCTGAAGCAGCTACCATTTCCATTGCTTTTGTAATTTGTTTCGTATTTTGGAAACCACTGATTTGGCGTTTTATATCACGCATACCTTTAGCCATTTAGTTCACCTACCTTATAGGCTATTTGAAAAAACACACTCTACTTCTTATCAGAAGGACTATACAGATCCAGCAAAACCTTTTTTGAAGGTTTCAATCGCTTTATTTAGTGCTTCTTCAGTTTCGTCTGATAATTGACCAGTTGTTTTAATTGTTTTTAGAATATCTGACTGATTCGCATCCATATAGGATAAGAATTCTGCTTCAAACCTTGTTATATCCTTCACTTCAATATCATCTAAGAAACCTTTTACAGCTGAATAAATGCTCACTACCTGCTTCTCAACTGGCAACGGCTGATTAACACCTTGTTTCAAGATTTCAACTGTACGTTCCCCTCGATTTAATCGAGCTTGGGTAGATTTATCAAGATCTGAACCAAATTGAGCGAAAGCAGCTAGCTCTCTATATTGTGCAAGGTCTAAACGTAATGTCCCTGCTACTTTTCTCATAGCTTTAACTTGCGCAGAACCACCAACACGGGATACTGAAATACCGACGTTAATCGCTGGACGTTGTCCTGCATGGAACAAATCAGCTTCTAGGAAGATCTGTCCATCCGTAATGGAGATAACGTTTGTTGGAATATATGCTGATACATCACTTGCTTGTGTTTCGATAAATGGAAGAGCAGTTAATGAACCTCCACCGAGATCATCATTCAATTTTGCTGCTCTTTCTAATAAACGAGAATGCAAGTAGAATACATCCCCTGGGAAAGCTTCACGACCTGGAGGTCTTCTTAATAACAAGGATAACTCACGGTAAGCTGATGCTTGTTTAGTTAAATCATCATAAATAACTAATACGTGTTTACCTTGATACATGAAATGCTCACCCATTGTACAACCTGTATAAGGTGCTAGGAATAATAATGGAGCTGGTTCAGATGCACCTGCTGTAACAACGATTGTGTAATCTAAAGCACCATTTTTACGAAGTGTTTCTACAACACCTGCAACTGTGGATTGCTTCTGACCAATTGCTACGTAGATACAGATCATATCATTCTCTTTTTGGTTAATGATTGTATCGATAGCTATTGTTGTTTTACCTGTTTGGCGGTCACCGATAATTAACTCACGCTGTCCACGCCCAATTGGAACCATGGAGTCAATCGCTTTAATTCCCGTTTGCATCGGCTCATGTACTGATTTACGATCAATAACACCCGGCGCTGGGGATTCTATTGGTCTAAATTCTTTCGTTTCAATAGGTCCTTTACCATCTACTGGCTGTCCTAACGGATTTACAACACGTCCAAGTAATGCATCACCTACAGGAACCTCCATAATACGGCCTGTACGTTTTACTTGATCTCCTTCACGGATATCCGTGTAAGGTCCTAGGATTACGATACCAACATTATCTTCTTCAAGGTTAAGAGCCATACCCATAACGCCATTAGAGAATTCTAATAATTCACCAGCCATGACATTTTCAAGACCGTGAGCACGAGCTATACCGTCACCCACCTGGATAACAGTACCTACATCAACCACTTGAAGTTCAGATTTATAATTTTCAATTTGTTTTTTTATCAACGTACTGATTTCTTCAGGTCTGATACTCAATGAACCTCACCCCTAACTATATTGCTTGCTGTTTTAATTCCTTTTCAAGTGCAGCTAGTTTGCTTACTAAGCTGCCATCATATAAACGGTCGCCTATGCGAACTTTTAATCCACCTAAAAGGTCTGGATCAACTTCATTTGAAGCGTTGATCTGTTTGCCTGTTAATTTGCCAAAACGTTCTTCAACTTCTTTTAATTCATCATCAGACAACTTAGAAGGTGTATATACCACCGCATCTGCCTGACCTAGAAATTCATTGGCAACCCCAACATAATATCCATAAATCGCTGCTAAGATTGAACCTCTTCCTCTTTCAAAAAGAAGCTGGACCGTATGAAGTACAATTTCAGATACTTTTCCTTGAAAAGCATTGCTGATTACTTCTTTCTTTTTGTCCACTCCAATATTCGGATGGGAAATAAATTTATTAAAATCCTTATCCACTTCTATAAATTGCACAATTGATTTTAATTCTCTTTCCACTTCTACAATTACATTTTGTTCTCGAGCAACTTCAAAAAGTGCTTTAGCGTATCTTTTTCCTACTAATGTGTCGCTGCTCATAGTTTTCCTCCTACCTCTTTCAGGTATTTGTCAACTAATTGTTGTTGTGATTTTTCATCAAGCTTTTGCTCGATAATTTTGGAAGCAATCATAATGGACATTGCTCCTACTTGTGCACGCAACGTCTGAGCTGCTTTTGATTTTTCGTTTTCAATATCTTTAAGCGCATCCTCTTTTAACTTCGCCGCTGTTGTCTTCGCTTCTTCAACGATTTCTTCAGCTTGTCTCGCACTCGTTTGTTTCGCTTGCTCAATAATTTGATATGCTTCCTGACGAGTTTGTTGCATGGACGCCTCTTGTTCTTTTAGAAGTTTGTCTGCTTCTGCACGATTAGTTTCTGCCGTACGCATTTCGTCTAATACATGCTCTTTACGCTTTTCCATAACGGACATTAATGGTCCGAATGCAAATTTGCTTAGTAACCAAAACAAAATACCAAACGCAATAATTTGAAAAACTATAGATCCATCTATACTCAACTTTAGTCACTCCCTTCTCAGAGATTCATACATCTTAATCTGACAAAATGAAGGCGTGGAGGCTTATACCATCCCCGCCGAACTTGAAATATAATTGTTACCTTATAAAACAAATACAAACAATAATGCAAATACAAGAGAAATAACTGGTAGTGCCTCAACTAAACCGATACCGATAAACATTGTTGTTTGTAAAGTCCCGCGAAGTTCTGGTTGACGAGAAATCCCTTCTACTGTACGTCCAACGATTAAACCATTACCAATACCTGCACCTAGTGCACCTAAACCAATCGCAATTGCTGCTGCTATAAACTCCATGAAAAATCCTCCTTAAATATTAAATAAATTATTTTTATTACTTTTAATAAAATCTATAATCTGATCTCAGCAGGTTGCTGAGTTAGATTCATTAATGATCTTTAGCGATACTTTGTGAAATATACACCATTGTTAAGATGGTAAATACAAAAGCTTGGATTGTACCAACAAATATACTGAAGGCTTGCCATACGATTAATGGAACCATTCCTGCAATACCTGCAAATACACCTGCCGAAGCCGTCATTAAAATTACTCCAATTAAGACCTCACCAGCATAAATATTACCAAATAAACGCAAACCAAGAGTTAATAATTGTGAAACTTTTTCAATTATGTGGAGCGGAAAAAACGCTGGGACTGGATCAATGTAATGTTTGAAGTAATTTTTAGTATTTCTAGTAACTCCTAAATAATGTACCATTACAATTACAATTAAAGCTAACCCCATAGTAGCACTCATACTAGCTGTTGGTGATTTCCAAAAGAGTAGTGATACGTCATCTGCATGTGCCGCTTGTGCATATAAATCTGGAGAAATTGGAATGCCGAAAAATGTCGGAGCTTCGTGAAAATGAAAGGACAAAGCAAACGGAAGGCCTAACATGTTGGCTACAAAAATATACATAATTAAAGTAATCCCTAACATGATGAAACTTTTTCCTTGTTTCATATCCATCGTGCTGGCGACCATATTATGTATGAATTCAACCACCCACTCAAGAAAATTTTGCATTTTCCCTGGATTTTCAACAGACAATTTTCGAGTTCCTAATAAAGCAATAATAAAAACAATCAAACATGTGATTGTAATCATAATCAAATTGGAAAGATCAAAAGGTATTCCAAACAATTTAATCATCGGTGATTCATGCATCTTGTCATTTTCCCCCCCTTCTGTTAATCCATTTATTTGCTGTTTTTAATAGAAATAATGCCCAGTAATAGTGTTACTAATTGCACAAAAAATAATCCAGCTAATGTAGTAGAAAACGCAATGTGTTGTTCGAACTTGAAAGAAATAACCACCGCAATTAAAGCGAGTGATGCTCTTGTCATGAATCCATCATTTACTCTGCGTTTAACTTTCTTAATGGCAACTTCAGACATCAGTTCTATTTTCCACTGTAAATATCTTGCATTGATTAAACTAACAATAATACCCAAAATCAATCCTGCAATATAAACTCGATAATCAGGCAACAGTGCCCACGTTACAAAACAAACGGCTAATACATACAAAGTTATTTTGTAAGCGTTTTTTGTTAGGGTCGACAAATTATTCATTTGAGCCCCCCGTGTACTTTTTAATGATCATCATAATGCTTATGACCCCCACAACAAACCCTATCATAATACCAACAACGATCCATATAGGATTATCGTCTAAATATTTTGTTGCTAGAGTTCCAAGGCCATAACCGGCAAACATACAGACAACCATATCTAATCCAATCGCACTGACTAACGCAACGGCTTTCCATGGATTATCTTTAGGATTTGAATTGCTCATTATACATTTCCCCTATTTAAATCCCCATTTATTTTAACGAAGCGAAGCATTGTTTGTCAATTGGGTAAAATTCAAACATTTCGTGAACAAAACGGCGATACCCTTGATATTAAAGGGTTTTCAAGTTTAAAAACTATACAGTGCAACTGTATGCTGTAACCTTTTTACGTTGAAAATGGTTCCGGTTTTTCATTCTTTTTTCCAAAATGATGCAAGATGGATTGTACAATTCTTTTTGAGGCTTTACCGTCACCATATGGATTTGCGGTACGACTCATTTTTTCATATTTTTGAATATCTACTAGTAACTCCTTCGTCCTTTGATAAACGTCTTCTTCATCAGTTCCGACTAACTCTAACGTTCCTGCCTCAACTCCTTCAGGACGCTCCGTTGTTTCTCTTATTACTAAAACAGGAATCCCAAAGGAAGGAGCTTCCTCTTGTAACCCACCTGAATCGGTTAATATCATATGAGTATGATTATAAAAATTGTGTAACTCAACAACATCTAACGGATCAATGAGTTTAATTCTAGGGTGTTCGCCTAAT
The window above is part of the Chengkuizengella sp. SCS-71B genome. Proteins encoded here:
- the nuoH gene encoding NADH-quinone oxidoreductase subunit NuoH encodes the protein MDLLQELTLSSFSWFLLWATVLLLVVLGFVTYAIYFERKVIGWIQLRKGPNRVGPLGLFQTVADVLKLLIKEDTIPNKADRFLFILAPVITFVPAFIVLATIPYTAKLQFADLNVGLLYYFALSSISTIGILLGGWASNNKYSLLGGMRSAAQMISYEVPLVMSVVGVILLSGSLSLNTIVEGQAGGFWNWNVLPQIVGFIIFIIAAVSELNRTPFDLPEAESELVAGYHVEYSGFRFAFFMLAEYVYVYAIAALTTILFLGGWHSPLPFLNFIPGIIWFILKFSSIVFFLFWIRATLPRIRVDHLMSLGWKVLLPLALVNIFVTTIIIEIIK
- a CDS encoding NADH-quinone oxidoreductase subunit D, with the translated sequence MIRTEELLLNVGPQHPSTHGVFRIIVKLDGEVITEATPVIGYLHRGTEKLAENLTYTQVIPYTDRMDYVSAMTNNYVLCHAVETLMDLEIPERAEFLRLIVMELQRIASHLVWWGTYLLDIGAMSPFLYAFREREMIINMFNELCGARLTYFYMRVGGVKWDAPEGWIDKVRDFIPYMREKLDEYEQLVSGNEIFLARVKGIGKYDAQTAIDYGLSGANLRSTGVKFDLRKNQPYSIYDRFEFDVPVQTEGDCYARYLVRFEEIKQSLRILEQAVEQFPEDGKIMAKVPRVIRPPEGEVYTRIESPRGEIGCHIVSKKKPQPYRLKFRRPSFVNLQILPKLLVGETMTNLVTILGGVDIVLGEVDG
- a CDS encoding NADH-quinone oxidoreductase subunit C, which translates into the protein MSDQKQVTEMDPKEAKKEIEQTEAVEVVEPLPNQDRLDRLVEFIKTNVSEDAVEEAYINELDRNLPCIVIGSVYWDKTAMLLKESETPKLNYLRNITGIDYETHFEVVYYLLSMSSDNQYDICIKVKADRKDPSIPSVTPVWNAANWNEREVYDLLGIQFPGHPNLTRIMMPDDWEGHPLRKDYEPIDPEV
- a CDS encoding NADH-quinone oxidoreductase subunit B family protein; this encodes MELDLAKISPEEQEELERNVFMGTLEQLKAWARSNSLWPLTFGLACCAIEMMGTGASHYDLDRFGVIFRTSPRQSDVMIVSGTVTKKMAPLLRRLYDQMPEPKWVIAMGSCATAGGPYIKSYSVVKGVDQIVPVDVYIPGCPPNPAALIYGINKLQEKIKYEAKTGKRVTEV
- a CDS encoding NADH-quinone oxidoreductase subunit A, which codes for METYINNYVIVAIFIALGIFLPVAALTFGRFLRPNNPTKEKYTTYESGNEPVGAGQIRFNIRYYLFALMFVIFDVETVFLYPWAVAYDKLGLFALVEMLIFVSLLVVGLAYAWKKKVLQWNSI
- a CDS encoding F0F1 ATP synthase subunit epsilon; its protein translation is MSTFTLEIVTPERKVYSQDVNMIVVKGVEGELGILPNHIPLVTALKVAPLKVKNGNDEEVIAVHGGFMEVSKEKVVILADVAERAGEIDVERAQAAKERAERRLADKKADYDFRRAEMALQKAINRISSTDKQF
- the atpD gene encoding F0F1 ATP synthase subunit beta, with product MNKGRVLQVMGPVVDIEFERGNLPEILNAVTIEKKAESSGEKDINLTVEVSLHLGDNVARCVAMSSTDGLVRGTEAVDTGNPISVPVGDAALGRILNVLGEPIDNAGEIKTKASSPIHRPAPEFTELSVEEEILETGIKVIDLIAPYAKGGKIGLFGGAGVGKTVTIQELINNIAQEHGGISVFAGVGERTREGNDLYHEMKDAGVLPKTTMVFGQMNEPPGARQRVALTGLTMAEHYRDQEGKDVLLFVDNIFRFTQAGSEVSALLGRMPSAVGYQPTLATEMGQLQERIASTKKGSVTSIQAVYVPADDYTDPAPATTFAHLDATTNLERKIAELGIFPAVDPLASSSRILTPEIVGEEHYEVAQGVKQILQRYKELQDIIAILGMDELSEEDKVTVQRARKVQRFLSQNFHVAEQFTGQKGQYVPVKDTVRSFKEILDGKHDDLPEAAFLYVGTIEEAVEKAKTL
- the atpG gene encoding ATP synthase F1 subunit gamma, translated to MAKGMRDIKRQISGFQNTKQITKAMEMVAASGLRKAQENAEAARPYSDKIKEVISNIASATKNLKHPMLESREVKKTGYLVITSDRGLAGGYNANLLRMVMNTIQQKHSSTDDYSIFVIGRKGRDYFKRRNMPIVSQVTGLPDNPQYLDIQEIAKTAVQNFSDGLYDELYLAYNEFVNPITQIPVEKRLLPLSDISESSGNSALYEYEPSAEEVLDVLLPKYAETLIYSAVLEGKASEFGARMTAMGNATNNATDLIASLNLVYNRARQAAITQEISEIIAGANAQG
- the atpA gene encoding F0F1 ATP synthase subunit alpha encodes the protein MSIRPEEISTLIKKQIENYKSELQVVDVGTVIQVGDGIARAHGLENVMAGELLEFSNGVMGMALNLEEDNVGIVILGPYTDIREGDQVKRTGRIMEVPVGDALLGRVVNPLGQPVDGKGPIETKEFRPIESPAPGVIDRKSVHEPMQTGIKAIDSMVPIGRGQRELIIGDRQTGKTTIAIDTIINQKENDMICIYVAIGQKQSTVAGVVETLRKNGALDYTIVVTAGASEPAPLLFLAPYTGCTMGEHFMYQGKHVLVIYDDLTKQASAYRELSLLLRRPPGREAFPGDVFYLHSRLLERAAKLNDDLGGGSLTALPFIETQASDVSAYIPTNVISITDGQIFLEADLFHAGQRPAINVGISVSRVGGSAQVKAMRKVAGTLRLDLAQYRELAAFAQFGSDLDKSTQARLNRGERTVEILKQGVNQPLPVEKQVVSIYSAVKGFLDDIEVKDITRFEAEFLSYMDANQSDILKTIKTTGQLSDETEEALNKAIETFKKGFAGSV
- a CDS encoding F0F1 ATP synthase subunit delta yields the protein MSSDTLVGKRYAKALFEVAREQNVIVEVERELKSIVQFIEVDKDFNKFISHPNIGVDKKKEVISNAFQGKVSEIVLHTVQLLFERGRGSILAAIYGYYVGVANEFLGQADAVVYTPSKLSDDELKEVEERFGKLTGKQINASNEVDPDLLGGLKVRIGDRLYDGSLVSKLAALEKELKQQAI
- the atpF gene encoding F0F1 ATP synthase subunit B: MSIDGSIVFQIIAFGILFWLLSKFAFGPLMSVMEKRKEHVLDEMRTAETNRAEADKLLKEQEASMQQTRQEAYQIIEQAKQTSARQAEEIVEEAKTTAAKLKEDALKDIENEKSKAAQTLRAQVGAMSIMIASKIIEQKLDEKSQQQLVDKYLKEVGGKL
- the atpE gene encoding F0F1 ATP synthase subunit C, with protein sequence MEFIAAAIAIGLGALGAGIGNGLIVGRTVEGISRQPELRGTLQTTMFIGIGLVEALPVISLVFALLFVFVL
- the atpB gene encoding F0F1 ATP synthase subunit A; translation: MHESPMIKLFGIPFDLSNLIMITITCLIVFIIALLGTRKLSVENPGKMQNFLEWVVEFIHNMVASTMDMKQGKSFIMLGITLIMYIFVANMLGLPFALSFHFHEAPTFFGIPISPDLYAQAAHADDVSLLFWKSPTASMSATMGLALIVIVMVHYLGVTRNTKNYFKHYIDPVPAFFPLHIIEKVSQLLTLGLRLFGNIYAGEVLIGVILMTASAGVFAGIAGMVPLIVWQAFSIFVGTIQAFVFTILTMVYISQSIAKDH
- a CDS encoding ATP synthase subunit I — protein: MNNLSTLTKNAYKITLYVLAVCFVTWALLPDYRVYIAGLILGIIVSLINARYLQWKIELMSEVAIKKVKRRVNDGFMTRASLALIAVVISFKFEQHIAFSTTLAGLFFVQLVTLLLGIISIKNSK
- a CDS encoding AtpZ/AtpI family protein; this encodes MSNSNPKDNPWKAVALVSAIGLDMVVCMFAGYGLGTLATKYLDDNPIWIVVGIMIGFVVGVISIMMIIKKYTGGSNE